The Thiogranum longum genome includes a region encoding these proteins:
- a CDS encoding putative bifunctional diguanylate cyclase/phosphodiesterase, translating into MPTPTSKRRRPKEERASARRKSSHPVAGKEINYVLQLTGEDTLLLERYQDILAQGAAGFAEKTYNYMFDNPDIADVLYAYERQGGNIGDLVRGQLEHQLGLLNGDIDEKATAESERVGRTHHRWGVKPVWSIGAYRLFVDHLKQLIAHEPAIDAGDRDALECALLKVVFRDMAITCEGYWRAAVEQLTSQRDELGHEQDLAGELLSNIPQLLWTVDIESNRITYASPGTQAFCSDEMEAPIPCFFRIPGSERERVLTAWQQVIDGNSVQLEIPVNNEQESNRWYRMAFYPTANRRGRVLRVHCLMEDVTDLRNDRERLEQLSTQDEVTGLANRTLWYDRLASALAVARRNPGASLAVMVLDINQFKMYNDTLGHEAGDELLRKIAERVQKLLRDTDTLARLGGDEFGIVLPMVQDAEKAAERVAREVMSALSAPFSFKGRELCLSSSIGIAVYPQHGEDPHSLASHADSAMYRAKWNSAPFLFFETEEDASATEHLQFSGQLHGALEREEFELHYQPKIDLASGRICGAEALLRWQHPQQGLVLPKRFISVAEQLGMISPITDWVLDTALAHSKQWQVGGEPVAISINVSARSFHSPGLIAGIRQALLKAGVDGSQLEVEITEDTLMADLDHGAGILEELSKLGVSIAIDDFGTGYSSLSYLKRLPINTLKIDQSFLQDMANDPRDVAIVRSIIELGHNLNCKVVAEGVEAQGVREQLKGLGCDLVQGFYISKPLPDAGFREWLSHSTH; encoded by the coding sequence ATGCCAACACCCACGAGCAAGCGCAGGCGACCGAAGGAGGAGCGGGCCAGCGCACGACGAAAATCCTCGCATCCTGTTGCCGGCAAGGAAATCAATTACGTCCTTCAGCTGACCGGGGAAGATACCCTGCTGCTTGAACGTTACCAGGACATTCTGGCACAAGGCGCGGCCGGCTTCGCTGAAAAAACCTATAACTACATGTTCGATAATCCGGACATTGCCGACGTCCTGTACGCCTATGAACGACAGGGCGGAAATATCGGTGACCTGGTGCGTGGCCAGCTGGAACATCAGCTCGGCCTTCTGAACGGCGACATTGATGAGAAAGCTACCGCCGAAAGTGAGCGAGTCGGCCGTACTCATCACCGTTGGGGTGTCAAACCCGTCTGGTCGATCGGTGCCTATCGTCTGTTTGTCGATCATTTGAAGCAACTCATCGCCCACGAGCCGGCTATTGATGCCGGTGACCGGGATGCGCTGGAATGCGCGTTGCTCAAAGTCGTTTTCCGCGATATGGCGATTACCTGCGAGGGTTACTGGCGAGCGGCGGTTGAGCAGCTCACCAGCCAGCGGGACGAGCTGGGGCATGAGCAGGATCTTGCCGGTGAGCTGCTGAGCAATATCCCCCAACTGCTGTGGACGGTGGATATCGAATCGAACCGCATCACTTACGCCAGCCCCGGTACCCAGGCATTTTGCAGTGATGAAATGGAGGCACCCATCCCGTGTTTCTTCCGCATCCCCGGCTCCGAGCGTGAACGTGTCCTTACCGCCTGGCAGCAGGTGATTGACGGGAATTCAGTACAGCTGGAAATACCTGTCAATAACGAACAGGAAAGCAATCGCTGGTATCGAATGGCCTTTTATCCGACCGCAAACCGGCGTGGTCGTGTACTTCGCGTGCACTGCCTGATGGAAGATGTTACCGACCTGCGTAATGATCGGGAGCGTCTCGAACAGTTGTCTACCCAGGATGAAGTCACCGGTCTTGCCAACAGAACCCTGTGGTACGACCGACTTGCTTCCGCCCTGGCTGTGGCGCGACGTAATCCCGGTGCATCACTTGCGGTGATGGTGCTGGATATCAACCAGTTCAAAATGTACAACGATACACTCGGACATGAGGCCGGTGACGAGTTGTTGCGCAAGATCGCAGAGCGCGTACAGAAATTATTGCGCGATACCGATACGCTGGCTCGACTGGGAGGCGATGAATTCGGCATTGTCCTGCCAATGGTGCAGGATGCCGAAAAAGCGGCAGAACGTGTGGCGCGTGAGGTGATGAGTGCCTTGAGCGCACCTTTTAGCTTCAAGGGGCGCGAACTTTGCCTGAGCAGTTCTATCGGGATCGCGGTGTACCCGCAGCATGGCGAAGACCCGCACTCACTGGCCAGTCACGCCGACAGCGCCATGTACCGGGCCAAGTGGAATTCAGCGCCATTCCTGTTTTTTGAAACCGAAGAAGATGCTTCAGCTACCGAGCACCTGCAATTCTCCGGGCAATTGCACGGTGCGCTTGAGCGTGAAGAATTTGAACTGCATTACCAGCCGAAAATTGACCTGGCAAGCGGGCGGATCTGCGGCGCAGAAGCTTTGTTGCGCTGGCAACACCCACAGCAGGGGCTGGTATTGCCGAAGCGGTTTATCTCCGTTGCCGAACAGCTCGGCATGATCTCGCCGATTACCGACTGGGTGCTGGATACCGCCCTTGCACACAGCAAGCAGTGGCAGGTGGGTGGCGAGCCCGTTGCAATTTCTATCAACGTATCTGCACGCTCATTCCACTCCCCGGGCCTGATTGCAGGGATCCGGCAGGCGCTGCTGAAGGCCGGTGTCGATGGTTCACAACTGGAAGTGGAAATTACAGAAGATACCCTGATGGCGGATCTTGATCATGGCGCAGGCATCCTGGAAGAACTCAGCAAGCTTGGCGTTTCAATAGCCATTGATGATTTCGGGACGGGTTATTCCTCGTTGTCGTACCTCAAGCGTCTCCCCATCAATACCCTGAAAATTGACCAGTCCTTCCTGCAGGATATGGCCAATGACCCGCGTGATGTTGCCATTGTGCGTTCTATTATCGAACTGGGACATAACCTGAATTGCAAGGTTGTCGCCGAGGGTGTTGAAGCCCAGGGAGTGCGCGAACAACTGAAGGGTCTGGGTTGTGACCTGGTGCAGGGCTTCTACATCAGCAAACCGCTGCCGGATGCCGGTTTCCGCGAGTGGCTTTCACACTCCACACACTGA
- the fliM gene encoding flagellar motor switch protein FliM, with translation MNDLLSQDEIDALLHGVSGGDVETESDEELPEGEVRGYDFASQDRIVRGRMPTLEMINERFARYFRISLFNMLRRAGEISVSGVQMLKFAEYVHSLFVPTSLNLVKVQPLRGTALFVLEPKLVFALVDNFFGGGGRFHTKIEGREFTPTELRVINMVLEIAFKDLMQAWKPVMELGFEYQSSEVNPHFANIVSPTEVVVVNTFRIELEGGGGDLHVTMPYSMVEPIRDLLDAGVQSDSSDRDERWMRSIREEMKEARVELSSTLLETSLSLREINGLQAGDVIPVDLPELVMLEAEETPVFRGTYGNHNGSRAIKIVKKIIPDRID, from the coding sequence TTGAATGATCTTCTCTCACAGGATGAAATTGATGCGCTGTTACACGGTGTGTCCGGCGGCGACGTAGAAACTGAATCAGACGAGGAATTGCCGGAAGGCGAAGTCCGCGGTTACGACTTTGCCAGCCAGGACCGCATTGTTCGCGGTCGTATGCCGACGCTGGAGATGATTAACGAGCGTTTCGCCCGTTACTTCCGCATCAGTCTGTTCAATATGTTACGCCGTGCCGGCGAGATTTCTGTATCAGGCGTACAAATGCTCAAGTTTGCCGAGTATGTGCACAGCCTGTTCGTGCCAACCAGCCTTAACCTTGTCAAGGTGCAGCCACTGCGAGGTACAGCACTGTTCGTGCTGGAACCCAAGCTGGTATTTGCGCTGGTTGATAATTTCTTTGGCGGTGGCGGTCGTTTCCACACCAAGATCGAGGGGCGTGAGTTTACGCCTACTGAGTTGCGCGTTATCAATATGGTGCTGGAGATCGCTTTCAAGGACCTGATGCAGGCATGGAAGCCGGTCATGGAACTCGGTTTTGAATACCAGAGTTCTGAAGTCAATCCGCATTTTGCCAATATCGTCAGCCCGACAGAAGTTGTTGTAGTCAATACTTTCCGCATTGAGCTTGAGGGAGGTGGCGGTGATCTTCACGTCACAATGCCGTATTCGATGGTGGAGCCGATTCGTGATTTGCTCGATGCAGGCGTACAGAGTGACAGTTCTGACCGTGATGAACGCTGGATGCGGTCAATCCGTGAGGAAATGAAGGAAGCGAGAGTCGAATTAAGCTCGACGCTCCTGGAAACCTCGCTGTCACTACGCGAGATCAACGGTTTGCAGGCCGGCGATGTGATACCGGTAGATTTGCCTGAGCTGGTGATGCTGGAAGCAGAGGAAACACCGGTATTTCGTGGAACGTACGGCAACCATAACGGTAGCCGGGCTATCAAGATTGTTAAAAAAATTATCCCTGATCGGATCGATTAG
- a CDS encoding flagellar hook-length control protein FliK: MNASLPTLPVPSAGVDTAALPQGEGVLNQYLASKGGQFGPLLQQAVGALGETPGTAAEGLDAISLSEQVLPPEGKLLPLLQQVLDAAGAEGLDPDAVLEGIREKLEAVSVDTDLDPDQAVAIAIHQFIEENPQLAASIDTGLLRSLPGYNARAAQEHPGLPVKNPMSAMLSGSTSNQAAMDGESPETAAHRGPAGQARHGGEFMSLSMTRQEGNSQHEAATLFSRLAAEVRSASGMTEALPRNDSLLGALGSLTPTPPTAPAVQQPAALQTVALNAPFNQAGWDKALGERLQWMVGQGVQRASIKLNPAHLGPMEVRIQVTNEQANVHFTSAHTVVREALEASLPRLRDMFDNAGVELAEVDVSGHSFSGHQAAADGRQDEARQGRNAVFGAEGEAEISRETPLYLLPASGRLDLFA; encoded by the coding sequence ATGAATGCGTCCTTGCCAACACTACCGGTACCTTCAGCAGGCGTAGATACAGCCGCCCTGCCACAGGGTGAAGGTGTACTAAATCAATATCTTGCTTCCAAAGGAGGGCAATTCGGACCGCTGCTTCAGCAGGCGGTCGGGGCGTTGGGTGAAACGCCGGGCACAGCTGCCGAGGGTCTGGATGCAATATCACTGTCAGAGCAAGTCTTGCCGCCTGAAGGCAAGCTGTTGCCGCTTCTGCAGCAGGTACTGGATGCCGCCGGGGCCGAGGGCCTCGATCCCGATGCCGTCCTTGAAGGTATCCGTGAGAAGCTTGAGGCCGTGTCTGTAGACACAGATCTTGATCCCGATCAGGCGGTCGCAATCGCTATTCACCAGTTTATTGAAGAGAACCCACAGCTTGCGGCATCGATCGATACCGGTCTGTTGCGCAGTTTACCGGGTTATAACGCACGGGCGGCCCAGGAGCATCCTGGGTTACCGGTGAAAAACCCGATGTCAGCTATGTTGTCTGGTAGCACGTCAAATCAGGCCGCCATGGATGGCGAATCGCCAGAAACCGCTGCCCATCGCGGCCCGGCCGGGCAGGCCCGACACGGGGGTGAATTCATGTCACTCAGCATGACCCGGCAGGAGGGCAATTCACAGCATGAAGCCGCGACACTTTTCAGCCGGCTGGCGGCCGAAGTCCGCTCAGCCAGCGGTATGACCGAGGCATTACCACGCAATGACAGTCTTCTGGGTGCGCTGGGTTCCCTGACACCAACTCCGCCCACTGCCCCGGCCGTACAGCAGCCCGCGGCGTTACAGACCGTCGCTCTCAATGCGCCTTTCAACCAGGCCGGCTGGGACAAGGCGCTGGGTGAACGTCTGCAGTGGATGGTCGGTCAGGGTGTCCAGCGTGCCAGTATCAAGCTTAATCCGGCCCACCTGGGGCCTATGGAGGTCCGCATCCAGGTTACGAACGAGCAGGCAAATGTACATTTCACATCGGCACATACCGTTGTGCGTGAGGCGCTGGAGGCATCCTTGCCACGCTTGCGCGACATGTTTGACAATGCCGGGGTAGAACTTGCCGAGGTGGATGTGTCAGGCCATTCTTTCTCCGGGCATCAGGCCGCAGCGGATGGCCGGCAGGATGAAGCAAGACAAGGCAGAAATGCGGTCTTTGGTGCCGAAGGAGAGGCCGAGATCAGCCGGGAAACCCCCCTGTATTTACTGCCGGCCAGCGGGCGGCTCGACTTGTTTGCCTAA
- the fliN gene encoding flagellar motor switch protein FliN, with amino-acid sequence MSEENESQETEPTDDWDDAMAEQAVAEAGGGEDTAAAEFENLEDTSGGPAGNEANMDVILDIPVTISMEIGRTHISIRNLLQLNQGSVVELDRLAGEPMDVLVNGTLVAHGEVVVVNEKFGIRLTDVISPAERVKKLK; translated from the coding sequence ATGAGTGAAGAAAACGAAAGCCAGGAAACAGAGCCCACAGATGACTGGGATGACGCCATGGCGGAACAGGCTGTAGCCGAAGCCGGGGGTGGCGAGGATACAGCAGCGGCCGAGTTCGAAAACCTCGAGGATACCTCGGGTGGGCCAGCCGGTAATGAAGCCAATATGGATGTCATCCTCGACATTCCGGTCACCATCTCCATGGAGATTGGTCGTACGCACATCAGTATCCGGAATCTGTTACAGCTGAACCAGGGTTCAGTAGTAGAGCTGGACAGACTGGCAGGCGAACCGATGGATGTTCTGGTCAACGGCACACTGGTTGCGCATGGTGAAGTTGTTGTCGTCAACGAAAAATTCGGTATCCGTCTGACGGATGTCATCAGCCCCGCCGAGCGGGTCAAGAAGTTAAAGTAG
- the fliQ gene encoding flagellar biosynthesis protein FliQ, which produces MTPETVIEVGTQTMIITASLAAPLLLSALVVGLLVGMIQAATQINEMTLTFVPKLAVVVLVLLFAGPSMLSALLDFATGIIESIPSRIG; this is translated from the coding sequence ATGACACCGGAAACCGTTATCGAAGTCGGTACCCAGACAATGATAATTACAGCGTCGCTGGCAGCGCCGCTGTTGCTGTCAGCGCTGGTAGTGGGCCTGTTGGTCGGGATGATCCAGGCGGCCACACAGATCAACGAAATGACACTGACATTTGTTCCCAAGCTGGCCGTTGTTGTGCTGGTATTGTTATTTGCCGGTCCGTCCATGCTCAGCGCACTACTCGATTTTGCTACCGGCATTATCGAGAGTATCCCTAGCAGAATAGGCTGA
- a CDS encoding coiled-coil domain-containing protein yields the protein MKTLMNINSYLGKLLTIALLTAMPLISFATHDPELEALEGRVTTAEGDIATAQSDISAAESRITTAEGDIAAIDSRITTLHTPVINADAAVVQLRKDCGTLDDCFTSLGVLDNWIHFVRQPKPSVNSPLLVDIGPGNFIEQGAFFECWEVGHITYRGSGRDNTIMPELWGHDCDNLSVQDLKIKATPGGANGDVTAGVIWSGAGSSSYSNVEVLAEGIGSISSVFGWWDYGGAGNGLCAPKSNRPIHYWFGSKVTAKGGVTIKGFLNECFSEHWFYGGEINAIATVSGTSTSVAIELIDSATMQVFGSAVRSITEVGATFGGGCCINGVKATANSTFHMHGGIISAIANGSASTDISVSGIVTVQDAKAHIVDTAFNVAASGNGIAKRAASTSSNPIQSPFQWPQSDTPPDIISVQGADTFVETDCDNGGNCDTGTAPLHPHMMVYDSSCITAGPWFDTTTGRCRGEPEP from the coding sequence ATGAAAACACTAATGAATATAAACTCATATTTAGGAAAACTACTTACGATAGCGCTCTTAACAGCAATGCCGCTTATTTCGTTCGCAACACATGATCCGGAATTGGAGGCCCTTGAAGGTAGAGTTACAACGGCAGAAGGTGATATTGCAACGGCACAAAGTGATATTTCGGCGGCCGAAAGTAGGATTACGACGGCCGAAGGTGATATTGCGGCTATCGACAGTAGAATTACAACGCTACATACCCCAGTAATTAATGCTGATGCTGCTGTCGTACAGCTTCGCAAGGATTGCGGAACCCTCGATGACTGTTTTACATCTCTCGGCGTTCTCGATAACTGGATTCACTTCGTTAGACAGCCAAAGCCGAGTGTTAACTCGCCTTTACTGGTCGATATCGGGCCAGGTAATTTTATCGAACAAGGTGCTTTCTTTGAGTGCTGGGAGGTAGGACATATTACGTACAGAGGATCTGGGCGCGACAATACTATTATGCCGGAACTGTGGGGGCACGATTGTGATAATTTGTCTGTTCAGGATCTAAAGATCAAAGCAACACCGGGCGGTGCAAATGGAGACGTAACGGCTGGTGTCATTTGGAGTGGCGCTGGGAGCTCTTCTTACTCAAACGTGGAAGTATTGGCAGAGGGAATTGGTTCTATTTCAAGTGTTTTTGGTTGGTGGGATTATGGGGGTGCCGGTAACGGTCTCTGTGCACCGAAATCAAACCGGCCGATTCACTATTGGTTTGGCTCCAAAGTGACAGCAAAAGGCGGCGTGACTATTAAGGGTTTTCTAAACGAGTGTTTCAGCGAACACTGGTTTTATGGAGGCGAGATAAATGCTATTGCAACTGTTTCAGGGACAAGCACCAGCGTGGCAATAGAGCTCATTGACAGCGCGACAATGCAAGTATTTGGTTCGGCGGTACGTAGTATTACTGAAGTTGGGGCGACATTTGGCGGCGGTTGTTGCATCAACGGAGTTAAAGCAACGGCAAATAGTACGTTCCATATGCACGGCGGCATCATAAGTGCCATAGCGAATGGGTCAGCTAGTACTGATATTAGCGTATCGGGTATAGTAACCGTACAAGATGCGAAAGCTCATATCGTGGACACGGCATTCAATGTCGCCGCCTCGGGGAACGGTATTGCTAAAAGGGCCGCATCCACTTCAAGTAATCCGATCCAGTCACCGTTTCAATGGCCACAGAGTGATACGCCGCCTGATATAATTTCAGTTCAGGGCGCTGATACCTTTGTTGAAACCGACTGTGACAACGGTGGGAACTGTGATACTGGAACAGCCCCGCTCCATCCTCATATGATGGTATACGATAGCTCGTGTATTACTGCCGGACCTTGGTTCGACACAACAACAGGTAGGTGTAGAGGGGAGCCGGAGCCATAA
- the fliO gene encoding flagellar biosynthetic protein FliO has translation MFQTMQCRVLVFAGMLVTASAHAVEEAGNPSSPASGANPMAVSNLWQLTLGMVAVLALMLGLAWILKRTGKFQMAAGGSLKILGGLSMGTRERVVLLQVGDTQLLVGVAPGRVQTLHVLDQPLDAQDQPAGGGFADQLGRMMGKAGSK, from the coding sequence ATGTTTCAGACCATGCAGTGCAGGGTGCTTGTGTTTGCAGGAATGCTGGTAACGGCATCAGCGCATGCCGTCGAGGAAGCCGGCAATCCATCTTCTCCAGCTTCGGGTGCAAACCCGATGGCCGTAAGCAACCTCTGGCAGTTGACGCTGGGCATGGTTGCAGTGCTTGCTCTCATGCTGGGCCTGGCGTGGATACTGAAGCGCACCGGAAAGTTCCAGATGGCGGCAGGTGGCAGCCTGAAAATTCTTGGCGGTCTGTCAATGGGTACACGCGAACGTGTGGTCCTGCTGCAGGTCGGCGATACACAGTTGCTGGTTGGTGTGGCACCTGGCCGCGTACAAACCCTGCATGTGCTCGACCAGCCGCTGGACGCACAGGATCAACCGGCCGGTGGCGGTTTTGCAGATCAACTTGGACGCATGATGGGCAAGGCCGGTTCAAAATGA
- the fliP gene encoding flagellar type III secretion system pore protein FliP (The bacterial flagellar biogenesis protein FliP forms a type III secretion system (T3SS)-type pore required for flagellar assembly.), translating to MKTRIIVLLSLFMVIPSLASAAPGFAALTVEPSGSGGETYSVTLQVLAFMTALSLLPAALMMMTSFVRILIVLGILRQALGTQSSPSNQVLIGLALFLSLFIMMPVFDNIYDDAVGPYLEEQIPAEEALQKAAVPLRGFMLAQTRDEDLMLFSDISRSGEFETPDDVPFTLLMPAFVTSELKTAFQIGFLVLIPFLVIDLVVATLLMSMGMMMLSPMIISLPFKIMLFVLIDGWSLIMGTLAASFVV from the coding sequence ATGAAGACTCGTATTATAGTGTTGCTTTCCCTGTTTATGGTTATCCCTTCACTGGCCTCTGCCGCACCAGGCTTCGCTGCCCTGACCGTCGAGCCGTCCGGCAGTGGTGGCGAGACCTATTCCGTTACCCTGCAGGTGCTGGCATTCATGACAGCGCTCAGCTTGTTGCCTGCAGCACTGATGATGATGACCTCGTTTGTCCGTATTCTCATTGTGCTTGGCATTCTGCGACAGGCACTGGGCACACAGTCATCACCGTCCAACCAGGTATTGATCGGGCTGGCCCTGTTTCTCAGCCTGTTCATCATGATGCCGGTATTCGACAATATCTACGATGATGCTGTCGGCCCTTACCTGGAAGAACAGATTCCGGCCGAGGAGGCATTGCAGAAGGCAGCCGTCCCTTTGCGTGGATTCATGCTCGCCCAGACGCGTGACGAGGATCTCATGCTGTTTTCGGATATTTCACGCAGCGGGGAGTTTGAAACACCAGACGATGTACCGTTTACGCTGTTGATGCCCGCCTTTGTAACCAGCGAGTTGAAGACAGCCTTTCAGATCGGTTTCCTGGTGCTGATTCCATTCCTGGTTATCGACCTGGTTGTGGCAACCCTGCTCATGTCCATGGGCATGATGATGTTGTCACCGATGATCATTTCCCTTCCGTTCAAGATCATGCTGTTTGTCCTTATAGATGGCTGGTCACTGATTATGGGCACGCTGGCGGCGAGTTTCGTCGTCTGA
- the fliR gene encoding flagellar biosynthetic protein FliR: MLFTTADITSWIGTFFWPFVRIAAMLAIAPIFGAKMVPVRARLVIALLMTWIIIPLIPPIPAADPLSASGVLVTIQQMLIGMAIGFSLQLVFATLVIAGQTIAMGMGLGFAQMVDPQNGINVPVIGQYFVVIATLLFLALNGHLALIRILADSFQSLPIGTDSLTREEFRNVAEWGTRMFADAMMVALPAVASILLVNLSFGVVSRSAPQLNVFGVGFPVTLTLGFIVLVFAISNLLPQMQHLLDGAFGAASSFGSGGR; the protein is encoded by the coding sequence ATGCTGTTCACCACTGCGGACATAACTTCCTGGATCGGCACCTTCTTCTGGCCCTTTGTCCGCATTGCGGCAATGCTTGCGATTGCGCCGATTTTTGGCGCGAAAATGGTTCCGGTACGTGCCCGGCTGGTCATCGCGTTACTGATGACCTGGATCATTATTCCCCTGATACCGCCGATACCGGCAGCAGATCCCCTGTCAGCCTCCGGCGTGCTGGTCACAATCCAGCAGATGCTTATCGGTATGGCGATCGGTTTCAGCCTGCAACTGGTGTTCGCAACGCTGGTTATCGCCGGGCAGACCATTGCCATGGGTATGGGACTGGGTTTTGCGCAGATGGTTGACCCACAGAACGGCATCAATGTACCGGTTATCGGTCAGTATTTTGTTGTGATTGCCACATTATTATTCCTTGCATTGAACGGTCACCTGGCGCTGATTCGCATTCTGGCGGACAGTTTCCAGTCACTTCCGATTGGTACGGACAGTCTGACGCGTGAAGAATTCCGAAATGTGGCGGAATGGGGAACACGTATGTTTGCCGACGCCATGATGGTGGCACTGCCGGCAGTCGCTTCCATTCTGCTGGTCAATCTTTCATTTGGTGTGGTCAGTCGTTCTGCGCCACAGCTCAATGTTTTCGGTGTCGGTTTCCCGGTTACCCTGACGCTCGGCTTCATTGTGCTGGTGTTTGCCATTTCCAACCTGTTGCCGCAAATGCAACATCTGCTTGACGGCGCGTTTGGCGCGGCCAGCAGTTTCGGAAGCGGAGGGCGCTAG
- a CDS encoding flagellar basal body-associated FliL family protein produces MAKEDDLDLDIDGGDEKPKSGSKKMIIIIALVVVLLSVSAAATLVLTGVLGGDDEAVAEETDSKDKPAKGAEKKAKGKKKEPKAPLSYVPLDPPFVVNFSGDTDVRFLQITVEAGTRNPEVVEQIKEHRPAIRNNLVFLFKSQDPVALDTREGMEKLRQETLVAVQEVLKAETGEPGVENVYFTSFVMQ; encoded by the coding sequence ATGGCTAAGGAAGACGATCTGGACCTTGATATCGACGGCGGCGATGAGAAGCCAAAATCGGGTTCAAAGAAGATGATTATCATAATCGCACTGGTGGTCGTGCTGTTGAGTGTATCGGCAGCAGCAACACTGGTGTTGACCGGCGTACTTGGCGGCGACGATGAGGCTGTCGCAGAGGAAACCGACAGTAAGGACAAGCCAGCAAAGGGTGCCGAAAAGAAAGCCAAGGGTAAGAAAAAGGAACCCAAAGCGCCATTGAGTTATGTCCCGCTGGATCCGCCCTTTGTTGTGAACTTCAGTGGTGATACGGACGTACGTTTTTTGCAGATAACGGTTGAAGCCGGTACCCGCAACCCGGAGGTTGTAGAACAGATCAAGGAACATCGTCCGGCCATTCGTAATAACCTGGTGTTTTTGTTCAAGTCCCAGGACCCTGTTGCGCTCGATACCCGCGAAGGCATGGAAAAACTTCGCCAGGAAACACTTGTCGCGGTTCAGGAAGTGCTGAAAGCCGAAACCGGCGAACCGGGTGTCGAGAATGTCTACTTCACCAGCTTTGTCATGCAATAA
- the fliJ gene encoding flagellar export protein FliJ, giving the protein MSRSKRMKPVQRVAESREQAAVQKLGQSQQFLDAQRARLEELCAYRNQYSQSFQTSGGQGLNANRLQDYRVFLSRLNEAIHQQEAIIVQCTSQHELTRQQWVETRSRHQAIDKVIERYRSEEQKNSDRLEQQEQDERAQRPMNKSR; this is encoded by the coding sequence ATGAGTCGATCAAAACGCATGAAACCTGTACAGCGAGTCGCGGAATCACGCGAGCAGGCCGCTGTACAGAAACTGGGACAGAGTCAGCAGTTTCTCGATGCCCAGCGCGCCAGGCTGGAAGAGCTGTGCGCCTATCGGAACCAGTACAGCCAGTCTTTCCAGACATCCGGCGGGCAGGGACTTAATGCCAACCGGTTGCAGGATTACCGGGTATTCCTGTCTCGCCTCAACGAGGCGATTCATCAGCAGGAAGCCATTATTGTCCAGTGCACCAGTCAGCATGAACTGACTCGACAACAGTGGGTGGAAACACGCAGTCGCCATCAGGCCATCGACAAGGTGATCGAGCGATATCGCAGCGAGGAACAGAAAAACAGTGACCGTCTGGAACAACAGGAACAGGACGAACGCGCCCAGCGGCCAATGAATAAATCGCGGTAA